One stretch of Shewanella sp. Arc9-LZ DNA includes these proteins:
- a CDS encoding AraC family transcriptional regulator, translating to MQLLPVFYLNQVYQQLRLWECNVDIWLAHNGLMLEQLQDPHFQVSFDDYQRLITSAIHLSARPDLGLHVGSRIGINTHGMMGFAILNSSTLKQAIDTLKQFINTRTPLVNVNTHETASSMVITLQAIQPLGVIQQPFMDALLVTIANLLQQTTPLSPAISQVNLGFAAPAYWQQYSALLKVPVHFNQASTQLILTQASLNQRLDMADPSSFVQAKQWCINELKKLNLQQSLSDRLYQYLLQSPMPLPSLSDTATHFNMTPRTLHRHLTQQQTSYKNIVASVNHHIAKQYLSQSNGSIKQLAYQLGYVDVANFRRAFKRWQGTTPSEYRQQKRVT from the coding sequence ATGCAGCTGCTTCCTGTATTTTACTTAAACCAAGTGTATCAACAGCTGCGCCTGTGGGAATGCAATGTCGATATATGGCTAGCCCATAACGGCCTTATGCTTGAACAACTACAAGACCCACACTTTCAAGTGAGTTTTGATGATTATCAACGACTGATAACGTCTGCAATTCATCTATCGGCACGGCCAGACTTAGGTTTACATGTCGGCAGCCGAATAGGCATTAACACCCATGGCATGATGGGATTTGCCATCCTTAATAGCAGTACCCTTAAACAAGCTATTGATACATTGAAGCAATTTATCAATACACGCACACCATTAGTTAATGTTAATACCCATGAAACCGCCAGCAGTATGGTTATCACACTGCAAGCGATACAACCATTGGGCGTGATTCAACAACCGTTTATGGATGCTTTGCTCGTCACCATTGCCAACTTGTTACAACAAACCACCCCGTTATCACCTGCAATAAGCCAGGTTAATTTGGGGTTCGCAGCACCAGCCTATTGGCAACAATACTCTGCATTACTCAAAGTCCCAGTGCATTTTAACCAAGCCAGTACCCAGCTAATATTAACTCAAGCATCATTAAATCAACGCTTGGATATGGCCGATCCCAGCTCGTTTGTTCAAGCTAAACAATGGTGTATTAACGAACTGAAAAAACTTAATTTACAGCAAAGCCTTAGCGATAGGTTGTATCAGTATTTACTACAAAGTCCGATGCCACTGCCAAGCTTAAGCGATACAGCCACGCATTTTAATATGACCCCACGGACTCTTCATCGCCATTTAACCCAACAACAAACAAGCTATAAAAACATTGTCGCGTCGGTGAATCACCATATTGCGAAGCAATACTTATCGCAATCTAATGGCAGTATTAAGCAATTGGCATATCAATTAGGTTATGTAGATGTGGCTAACTTTCGGCGGGCTTTTAAACGCTGGCAAGGCACCACACCCAGTGAATACCGCCAGCAAAAAAGAGTAACATAA
- a CDS encoding 2Fe-2S iron-sulfur cluster-binding protein yields MLSMFTAKPVSLTINDEIVIAKTSVKHSILTAALAANIAFPHHCRVGSCGACRCKLIAGEVKQLTDSAYVLSAEAIAQGMILACQSLPKTDVNIHVNLRQRPLADEPQA; encoded by the coding sequence ATGTTGTCTATGTTTACTGCCAAACCGGTTAGCCTAACCATTAATGATGAAATAGTGATAGCGAAAACTAGCGTTAAACACTCTATTTTAACCGCCGCGTTGGCCGCCAACATTGCCTTTCCGCATCATTGCCGAGTAGGCAGTTGCGGTGCTTGTCGATGCAAGTTGATTGCTGGCGAAGTGAAACAATTAACCGACAGCGCATATGTTTTATCGGCTGAAGCCATCGCTCAAGGAATGATTTTGGCCTGTCAGAGTCTGCCTAAAACTGATGTGAACATTCACGTTAATTTACGCCAGCGTCCTTTAGCTGACGAACCGCAAGCATAA